The DNA segment TGATTAGGATAAGTTTTTGCAAACTTTGGTTCTCATGAAAGAATACGATTCCGCCTCCATTTGCTTAACTCTCTCCATCTTTCCAAAAAGCTGAGAACACGCCTTTTTCTGTGTCTTGTAAACGATGCTAAAGTCCTGTTATTCTTCGCCTTTACTCCATCCACTTCCACGATTAACAATACAATAAAAACCAAACTGAGAGGAAGATCTGATCCGCCGCTTCTGCACCTGATCACCACTTCTCTCCCGTCCGGCGCCGGAGCTAAATTTAATTCCTAATTACCACCATCATGAGGACGCTGGATCTGCAGCATCTCATCTCCGAGACGCAGAAAGCCAAGCTGAAGACTCGACTGAAGGCGCTCCTTGCTCCGGCCGGCGCGCACCACAAGTTTGTAGTCATCCTCACAGTTTCGGTGTCGGCGCTGTGCGTCGGGATTATGGTTCCTCGGGCTGTAGATGGCATCGGATTCTTCGCGCCTCTCGTGATCTCCACCGGGCTGTGCGCCTTGGTGACCTTGCATGCGGACTGGCCGAGAAGCTGCTGGCGGTTAACCAGAAAGGCTACAGCGCTCCTGGAAGCCGCCGGCCGGAAGCCCGACGATGACGGCTCCGCGGTTTggtctgctgctgctgctgctgctgcagaaGATAGGCACGCCGAGCATGAGAATTGGCAGGTTGATCTCATGGCCGAGAGTGCATGGAACGACCACTTTGGACAGTACGCTACATGGCATTACGAAGCGGTGGAGCGATGAACGCGGAGGCTGCAGGATGCCTGACGTAGAAGAGGTCGTCTTTCCTTGTTCTCACTAGAAAAGCTCTGAAAGTTTTCTCCTGGGAACAGCGTGTAGAATTCTGGAACCTTGTTGAGAGACTTGGATGAATGGtattttctttcacaaaatCTTGTTTTTCTGGGAAGAATGGTTGTGTTCCTGTgtggaaaaatagaaaaaccgATGCACTAAATCCATTACAGGCATACGAGGAGCATAACAGGGCCCGAACATGTGGGCCGGCAGATTGAGAGGTGTGCAGGCAACAAATATTCACCGTAGGAGGATGGggtattttaattatatatatatatattataattttacaattcttttgtatcattttaaaaagttttttaaattattttaataaaagtattttggtcatcCAATTATGTGTGCACACCCACCCATGTGCACGTAACCAGCTTCGGTGCCTCAACCATCATAGGCTGGTGATGTGCGTCATAGGCTGGTGATGTGCGTCTCACTACATATGTCTTGGTTCCCATCACCTCAACATAAGCTTGGTTTTGTCTTCCTTTGGACTTAGgatatatgtacatatgcaaGGAGAAACCAGAGGGCGTTAACGATTAGATAAACTTGTCTAAAAAATTAGAGCACATTCATTCACACCTACTACTTATGCTCTCTGTCctataaatttaaaatacttGCACTTTGGTTTTTTTGGGCTTTGTCAACTAAAACTTACAGAATTTTAAGATGGGACCAAAGAAATCCGTTGGAGTGCCTCACCTTCTCTACTGTCGCCTGAGTCCAGTGGAAACATACGACTATTTATATG comes from the Nymphaea colorata isolate Beijing-Zhang1983 chromosome 14, ASM883128v2, whole genome shotgun sequence genome and includes:
- the LOC116267494 gene encoding uncharacterized protein LOC116267494, which codes for MRTLDLQHLISETQKAKLKTRLKALLAPAGAHHKFVVILTVSVSALCVGIMVPRAVDGIGFFAPLVISTGLCALVTLHADWPRSCWRLTRKATALLEAAGRKPDDDGSAVWSAAAAAAAEDRHAEHENWQVDLMAESAWNDHFGQYATWHYEAVER